In the Ilumatobacteraceae bacterium genome, one interval contains:
- a CDS encoding MaoC family dehydratase, producing MAARIINGSDELKALVGEHLGYSPYVEVTQEQVNVFAEATGDHQWIHVDVEKAKAGPFGGPIAHGYLTLSLGPVLYPQAVTITGFSMGVNYGCNKVRFPAPVMVGSKLRLGVKLLEVTDIPGGVQTVLEFTFETEGGTKPNCVAEVIYRSYE from the coding sequence ATGGCAGCACGCATCATCAACGGTTCCGACGAACTCAAGGCGCTCGTCGGGGAACACCTGGGCTACAGCCCCTATGTCGAGGTCACACAGGAGCAGGTCAACGTGTTCGCCGAGGCGACGGGCGACCACCAGTGGATCCACGTCGACGTCGAGAAGGCGAAGGCCGGCCCGTTCGGTGGACCGATCGCCCACGGCTACCTGACGCTCTCGCTCGGCCCCGTGCTGTACCCGCAGGCCGTCACGATCACCGGCTTCTCGATGGGGGTCAACTACGGCTGCAACAAGGTGCGTTTCCCGGCACCGGTCATGGTCGGGTCGAAGCTCCGCCTCGGCGTGAAACTGCTCGAGGTGACCGACATCCCCGGCGGCGTGCAGACCGTGCTCGAGTTCACCTTCGAGACCGAGGGCGGCACCAAGCCGAACTGCGTCGCCGAGGTCATCTACCGCAGCTACGAGTAG
- a CDS encoding LLM class F420-dependent oxidoreductase: MSGPEIVFGAFIPQGWKMDLASIDGPVEQWQHAVAVAQLAERLGYDSLWVYDHFHNVPRPAQEAVFECWTTMAAISQLTSTIRLGQMVGCNSYRNPGVLAKVTSNLDVISGGRLDWGIGAGWYENEYRAYGFAFPKPKDRIGMLEETVQIVRSMWTEPETTFSGTYYDLKRANCDPKPLQQPTPPIWIGGGGEQLTLRVVAKHADCSNFGGQPETWAHKRDVLRAHCADVGRDPDEIRMTWSPEIFIRETEAEVEAAGSLAVWGQPAAEWRANNLVGTVEQVAEKIRTYVDLGCRGFIPWCSDYPETSSLELLATRIMPEFR; the protein is encoded by the coding sequence ATGAGTGGTCCTGAGATCGTGTTCGGCGCATTCATCCCCCAGGGGTGGAAGATGGATCTCGCCTCGATCGACGGACCGGTCGAGCAGTGGCAGCACGCCGTCGCGGTGGCGCAGCTCGCGGAGCGGTTGGGATACGACTCGCTGTGGGTCTACGACCATTTCCACAACGTGCCGCGGCCCGCTCAGGAGGCGGTGTTCGAGTGCTGGACCACGATGGCGGCGATCAGCCAGCTCACCAGCACGATCCGGCTCGGCCAGATGGTCGGCTGCAACAGCTACCGCAACCCGGGCGTGCTGGCCAAGGTCACCTCGAACCTCGACGTGATCTCCGGTGGGCGTCTCGACTGGGGGATCGGTGCCGGCTGGTACGAGAACGAGTACCGGGCGTACGGCTTCGCCTTCCCGAAGCCGAAGGACCGGATCGGCATGCTCGAGGAGACCGTGCAGATCGTCCGCTCGATGTGGACCGAGCCCGAGACCACGTTCTCCGGCACGTACTACGACCTCAAACGGGCGAACTGCGACCCGAAGCCACTCCAGCAACCGACCCCGCCGATCTGGATCGGGGGCGGTGGCGAACAGCTGACGTTGCGGGTGGTCGCCAAACACGCCGACTGCTCGAACTTCGGCGGTCAGCCGGAGACGTGGGCCCACAAGCGCGACGTCCTGCGTGCGCACTGTGCCGACGTCGGGCGCGACCCCGACGAGATCCGCATGACATGGTCGCCCGAGATCTTCATCCGTGAGACCGAGGCCGAGGTCGAAGCAGCGGGCTCGCTCGCGGTGTGGGGCCAGCCCGCTGCGGAGTGGCGGGCGAACAACCTGGTCGGAACGGTCGAGCAGGTCGCCGAGAAGATCCGCACGTACGTCGACCTCGGATGTCGCGGCTTCATCCCGTGGTGCTCCGACTATCCGGAGACGTCCTCGCTCGAACTCCTGGCGACGCGGATCATGCCCGAGTTCCGCTGA
- a CDS encoding serine hydrolase domain-containing protein has product MPTDTEPIDRAPLDHLVERFAAERNCPTISWGITIDGELVTGGVGDVTEHTVYRIASMTKSFSAAATLALRDDGVLRLDDRAADHAPELAALERHDSAPITIRDLLTMTSGLPTDDPWADRHLDLTDDEFDRIIAEGILWAHPTGNVYEYSNFGFALLGRVVHRATGRRIQDVVTTRLLEPLGMARSRWTQPEDDDWARPMRWQDERHVAERDPLPDGLIAPMGGIWSTVLDLTTWVTWLDAAFPARDEPDDGPLSRATRREMQTPHRYSGMGTLRGVRSAGHYGLGLRILDEPELGTVVTHSGGFPGYGSNMRWLPGRRIGAVALANVTYAPMTELTARLLDEVHAQGLVPAETQPVSDDVAALATQLVGLVNDWDDARARRVVTPSLIHDDSLDRRRTAAERVTSETGPLSIASIEPHSAARATIRCTGPAGRRASVTMLLAPPRPPRIQSYSVTLDPADR; this is encoded by the coding sequence ATGCCGACCGACACCGAACCGATCGATCGCGCCCCGCTCGACCACCTCGTCGAGAGATTCGCCGCCGAGCGGAACTGCCCCACGATCAGCTGGGGGATCACGATCGACGGCGAACTCGTGACCGGCGGCGTCGGCGACGTCACGGAACACACCGTCTACCGCATCGCCTCCATGACCAAGAGCTTCTCCGCGGCGGCGACGCTCGCGTTGCGTGACGACGGCGTCCTGCGCCTCGACGACCGGGCCGCCGACCACGCGCCCGAGCTCGCCGCACTCGAGCGCCACGACTCGGCACCGATCACGATCCGCGACCTGCTGACGATGACCAGCGGGTTGCCGACCGACGACCCGTGGGCCGACCGACACCTCGATCTGACCGACGACGAGTTCGATCGGATCATCGCCGAGGGCATCCTGTGGGCCCACCCGACCGGCAACGTCTACGAGTACTCCAACTTCGGATTCGCCCTGCTCGGCCGGGTCGTGCACCGGGCCACGGGCCGCCGGATCCAAGACGTCGTGACGACCCGACTCCTCGAGCCGCTCGGCATGGCGCGATCCCGGTGGACCCAGCCCGAGGACGATGATTGGGCGCGCCCGATGCGCTGGCAGGACGAACGCCACGTCGCAGAACGTGACCCACTCCCCGACGGCCTGATCGCTCCGATGGGTGGCATCTGGTCGACGGTGCTCGACCTGACGACCTGGGTCACCTGGCTCGACGCCGCGTTTCCCGCCCGGGACGAGCCCGATGACGGGCCGCTGAGCCGGGCGACCCGGCGCGAGATGCAGACCCCACATCGCTACAGCGGTATGGGCACGCTGCGCGGCGTCCGTTCGGCCGGCCATTACGGGCTCGGGCTGCGGATCCTCGACGAACCGGAGCTGGGGACCGTCGTCACCCACTCCGGCGGCTTCCCCGGCTACGGGTCGAACATGCGCTGGCTGCCGGGCCGACGGATCGGCGCCGTCGCCCTCGCGAACGTGACCTACGCGCCGATGACCGAGCTGACCGCTCGCCTCCTCGACGAGGTGCACGCGCAGGGGCTCGTGCCGGCCGAGACGCAGCCGGTCTCCGACGACGTCGCCGCGCTCGCGACGCAGCTCGTCGGTCTGGTCAACGACTGGGACGACGCGCGGGCACGCCGGGTCGTCACACCGTCACTGATCCACGACGACTCGCTCGATCGTCGCCGTACGGCCGCCGAGCGGGTCACGTCGGAGACCGGCCCGTTGTCGATCGCCTCGATCGAACCCCACAGCGCCGCCAGGGCGACGATCCGGTGTACGGGGCCAGCGGGACGTCGTGCCAGCGTGACGATGCTGCTCGCGCCGCCCCGGCCGCCACGTATCCAGTCGTACTCCGTGACGCTCGATCCGGCGGATCGGTAG
- a CDS encoding SDR family oxidoreductase, producing the protein MTDDDLAARLRAATELLESVVADRSVLERLPVDERTRLLNAAGDVYEPDVDARRRQIKAERRARKRERASSDQKALDETGIRSLRSKPVFTTPDVFAPAIAPTDRIDDLDNGATGRETVEPQHCYVCKQRYTRIDDFYDQLCPECARFNFAKRSETADLSGRVALLTGGRVKIGYQAGIKLLRAGAHLIVSTRFPRDAAKRYAGEADFDEWSHRLEIYGLDLRHTPSVEAFCHHLLTTHERLDYIVNNACQTVRRPPDFYRHMMAAERGELDADIARLVGPYEGLRRTDMLGADSAPVADDPASLIGLRHAAELSQAELLPEDAPSTGLFPEGRLDQDLQQVDLRDQNSWRLQLADVPTVEVLETQLVNATAPFVLNARLKPLLLAAPGRDQHVVNVSAVEGQFYRRLKTTRHPHTNMAKAALNMMTRTSAADYHADGIHMNSVDTGWVSDEDPVHIAERKRAEQSFHPPLDIVDGAARIVDPIIDGVNTDTHVWGQFLKDYRPTDW; encoded by the coding sequence GTGACGGACGACGACCTGGCTGCCCGCCTGCGCGCCGCGACCGAGCTGTTGGAGTCGGTGGTCGCCGATCGCTCCGTGCTCGAACGGCTCCCCGTCGACGAGCGCACGCGACTTCTCAACGCGGCGGGCGACGTGTACGAGCCCGACGTCGACGCGCGCCGACGCCAGATCAAGGCCGAACGCAGGGCTCGCAAACGCGAGCGGGCGTCGAGCGACCAGAAGGCGCTCGACGAGACCGGTATCCGGTCGTTGCGCAGCAAGCCCGTCTTCACGACACCCGATGTGTTCGCCCCAGCGATCGCACCCACCGACCGGATCGATGATCTCGACAACGGCGCCACCGGACGCGAGACCGTCGAGCCGCAGCACTGCTACGTGTGCAAGCAGCGTTACACCCGCATCGACGACTTCTACGACCAGCTCTGCCCGGAGTGCGCGCGGTTCAACTTCGCGAAGCGGAGCGAGACGGCCGACCTGTCGGGCCGTGTGGCGCTCCTCACCGGCGGCCGCGTCAAGATCGGGTACCAAGCCGGCATCAAGCTGCTTCGCGCCGGCGCCCACCTGATCGTGTCGACGCGGTTCCCGCGCGACGCGGCGAAGCGATATGCGGGCGAAGCGGACTTCGACGAATGGTCACATCGACTCGAGATCTACGGGCTCGACCTCCGGCACACCCCGAGCGTCGAGGCGTTCTGCCATCACCTGCTGACGACACACGAGCGGCTCGACTACATCGTCAACAACGCCTGCCAGACCGTGCGTCGGCCGCCCGACTTCTACCGTCACATGATGGCCGCGGAGCGAGGCGAACTCGACGCCGACATCGCCCGCCTGGTCGGCCCGTACGAAGGCCTCCGACGGACCGACATGCTCGGTGCCGACAGCGCACCGGTCGCCGACGATCCCGCGTCGCTCATCGGACTCCGCCATGCCGCCGAGCTCTCCCAAGCCGAACTGCTCCCCGAAGACGCCCCGTCGACCGGGCTGTTCCCCGAGGGACGACTCGATCAAGACCTCCAACAGGTCGACCTCCGCGATCAGAACTCCTGGCGGCTCCAGCTGGCAGACGTACCGACGGTCGAGGTGCTCGAGACGCAGCTCGTCAACGCCACCGCGCCGTTCGTGCTGAACGCCCGACTCAAGCCGTTGCTGCTCGCCGCCCCGGGCCGCGACCAGCACGTCGTCAACGTGTCGGCGGTCGAGGGGCAGTTCTACCGGCGACTCAAGACGACGCGCCATCCACACACCAACATGGCCAAGGCCGCGCTCAACATGATGACCCGCACGTCGGCGGCCGACTATCACGCCGACGGCATCCACATGAACAGCGTCGACACCGGGTGGGTCAGCGACGAGGATCCGGTGCACATCGCCGAACGCAAGCGGGCCGAGCAGTCGTTCCACCCGCCGCTCGACATCGTCGACGGCGCCGCCCGGATCGTCGACCCGATCATCGACGGCGTCAACACCGACACCCACGTATGGGGCCAATTCCTGAAGGACTACCGGCCCACCGACTGGTGA
- a CDS encoding acyl-CoA dehydrogenase family protein, translating into MIDFTFPPEVEEVRLRVRAFMDERVRPEWEATDQDDRSEVVATIVRLRKEAHDERGLWLPHMPPEWGGMGLGPTAMAAVSAEASKVSIGPFVINAQAPDEGNQHTLLHWGTDEQKEKYLKPLCNGTARSCFAMTEPEVAGSDPTLIQTFAYQDGDEWVINGHKWFISGARGAKFAMLVARTEEDPEIPQAANSCFIVDLPSEGWNIVRDVETMSGGHNHCEILIEDLRVPAANMLGGRGQGHLLGQYRLGPARLAHCMRWIGQAEIALDMMVERAMERYSHGSILAEKQGIQWLISDSAVELYQCKLMVLHAAYQIEHGMDFTAVVSMAKHFVANSLWRIIDRAIQVHGALGYSTDTPLAGMLQQARWARFADGADEIHQMRIAQRTIAAFNDDGTTKRATGDLPL; encoded by the coding sequence ATGATCGATTTCACGTTCCCGCCCGAGGTCGAAGAGGTTCGCCTGCGGGTGCGCGCGTTCATGGACGAGCGAGTTCGCCCCGAGTGGGAGGCGACCGATCAGGACGACCGCAGCGAGGTGGTCGCCACCATCGTGCGACTCCGCAAGGAGGCGCACGACGAACGCGGCCTCTGGTTGCCGCACATGCCGCCCGAGTGGGGCGGCATGGGGCTCGGACCGACGGCGATGGCAGCGGTCTCGGCCGAGGCGTCGAAGGTGTCGATCGGTCCGTTCGTGATCAATGCCCAGGCACCCGACGAGGGCAACCAGCACACATTGCTGCACTGGGGCACCGACGAGCAGAAGGAGAAGTACCTGAAGCCGCTGTGCAACGGCACCGCACGCTCGTGCTTCGCCATGACCGAGCCCGAGGTGGCCGGCTCCGACCCGACCCTGATCCAGACCTTCGCCTACCAGGACGGCGACGAGTGGGTCATCAACGGTCACAAGTGGTTCATCTCCGGCGCCCGCGGCGCCAAGTTCGCGATGCTGGTGGCCCGCACCGAGGAGGACCCGGAGATCCCGCAGGCTGCGAACTCGTGCTTCATCGTCGACCTGCCGAGCGAGGGCTGGAACATCGTTCGCGACGTCGAGACGATGTCGGGCGGTCACAACCACTGCGAGATCCTGATCGAGGACCTCCGCGTGCCCGCCGCCAACATGCTCGGCGGGCGCGGCCAGGGGCACCTGCTCGGCCAGTACCGGCTCGGCCCCGCTCGCCTCGCCCACTGCATGCGATGGATCGGCCAGGCCGAGATCGCGCTCGACATGATGGTCGAGCGGGCGATGGAGCGATACTCGCACGGGTCGATCCTCGCCGAGAAGCAGGGGATCCAGTGGTTGATCAGCGACTCCGCGGTCGAGCTGTACCAGTGCAAGCTGATGGTCCTCCACGCGGCCTACCAGATCGAGCACGGCATGGACTTCACAGCCGTCGTGTCGATGGCGAAGCACTTCGTCGCCAACAGCCTGTGGCGCATCATCGACCGTGCGATCCAGGTGCACGGCGCGCTCGGCTACTCGACCGACACACCGCTCGCCGGGATGCTGCAGCAGGCACGCTGGGCACGCTTCGCCGACGGTGCCGACGAGATCCACCAGATGCGCATCGCCCAGCGCACCATCGCGGCGTTCAACGACGACGGCACCACGAAGCGGGCCACCGGTGACCTGCCGCTGTGA
- a CDS encoding ubiquinone/menaquinone biosynthesis methyltransferase has protein sequence MPNSETDSSWDRDTLPEGEEKKRAVRDMFDAIAPRYDLVNRIMTFRLDVRWRRKTVRDLALPAGSTVLDLASGTGDLCIDLREAGLVPLSMDLSYGMLAADRSGASRTQADILNLPVRDGAVDGVTCGFALRNLLELPAFFEELARVVRPGGRIALLDVGIPKNRVIRFGNSIYFGKVVPKIGAMLSDGAAYRYLPKSVAYLPEPDEMVAMLRAAGFSDASHHLLSGGLTQQLLGTRD, from the coding sequence ATGCCGAACTCGGAAACCGACTCGTCCTGGGACCGCGACACCCTGCCAGAGGGCGAGGAGAAGAAGCGTGCGGTGCGCGACATGTTCGACGCGATCGCGCCTCGGTACGACCTCGTCAACCGGATCATGACGTTCCGTCTCGACGTCCGGTGGCGCCGCAAGACCGTGCGCGATCTCGCGCTCCCGGCCGGTTCGACCGTGCTCGACCTGGCGTCCGGCACCGGCGACCTGTGCATCGACCTCCGCGAAGCCGGACTGGTCCCGCTGTCGATGGATCTGTCGTACGGCATGCTCGCGGCCGACCGGTCGGGTGCCTCCCGCACCCAGGCCGACATCTTGAACCTTCCGGTTCGCGATGGTGCGGTCGACGGGGTCACGTGCGGGTTCGCGCTCCGCAACCTGCTCGAACTGCCGGCGTTCTTCGAGGAGCTGGCACGGGTGGTACGGCCCGGTGGCCGGATCGCACTGCTCGACGTCGGTATCCCGAAGAATCGGGTGATCCGGTTCGGCAACAGCATCTACTTCGGCAAGGTCGTGCCGAAGATCGGTGCGATGCTCTCCGACGGCGCGGCGTACCGATACCTGCCGAAGAGCGTCGCGTACCTGCCGGAGCCCGACGAGATGGTGGCGATGCTGCGGGCGGCCGGGTTCTCCGACGCGTCGCACCATCTGTTGTCGGGCGGGCTCACGCAGCAGCTGCTCGGCACCCGCGACTGA
- a CDS encoding isochorismate synthase: protein MPMRAVTVPLDTDLDLNDVARGDGYLFVRDGVGFAGRGVAARAPVDDAVSFLASIEHDDRVGGTNGPIAMGAVPFLPGAEAELLVPQVVVGKRSDGQRWITTIDDADVDLFGATEPIPAAAEYSITSGVDIDRYLDAVAAARDAVRAGDMDKAVIARPISVTSDRPIDVHAVLRRLKATFGSSHRFSIDGLIGASPELLVAVDDGQVTSFPLAGTTRTTGDPELDERLADELQASEKNQIEHRVAIEMVRDTLLPFCSYLDWSPAPEIVKVANVQHLGSQALGMLSRPAPTVIDLVRALQPTPAVGGYPRERAIDLITSVEGFERGRYGGAVGWCDGAGNGCWAVTLRCAELPEDRRSARLVAGGGIVADSDPHAELAETQAKFQAMLSAIVRP, encoded by the coding sequence ATGCCCATGCGTGCGGTCACCGTCCCGCTCGACACCGATCTCGACCTCAACGACGTCGCCCGCGGCGACGGCTACCTGTTCGTGCGCGACGGTGTGGGCTTCGCCGGCCGCGGCGTCGCGGCTCGGGCACCCGTCGACGACGCGGTGTCGTTCCTCGCCTCGATCGAGCACGACGACCGTGTCGGCGGCACCAACGGGCCGATCGCCATGGGCGCCGTTCCGTTCCTGCCCGGGGCCGAGGCCGAGCTGCTCGTCCCGCAGGTGGTCGTCGGCAAGCGGTCCGACGGACAACGGTGGATCACCACGATCGACGATGCAGACGTCGACCTGTTCGGAGCGACCGAGCCCATACCCGCCGCGGCGGAGTACTCGATCACCTCCGGCGTCGACATCGACCGGTATCTCGACGCCGTCGCGGCCGCCCGCGACGCCGTGCGCGCCGGCGACATGGACAAGGCGGTGATCGCTCGACCGATTTCCGTCACCTCCGACCGGCCGATCGACGTCCACGCCGTGCTCCGCCGCCTCAAGGCGACGTTCGGTTCGAGCCACCGTTTCTCGATCGACGGGTTGATCGGCGCGTCTCCGGAGTTGCTGGTCGCCGTCGACGACGGGCAGGTGACATCGTTCCCGCTCGCCGGAACCACCCGGACGACGGGCGACCCCGAGCTCGACGAACGGCTGGCCGACGAGCTCCAGGCCAGCGAGAAGAACCAGATCGAGCACCGGGTGGCGATCGAGATGGTGCGCGACACGCTCCTGCCCTTCTGCAGCTACCTGGACTGGTCACCGGCACCGGAGATCGTGAAGGTCGCCAACGTGCAGCACCTCGGGTCGCAGGCGCTCGGCATGCTGTCGCGTCCGGCACCGACGGTGATCGATCTCGTCCGGGCGCTCCAACCGACCCCCGCCGTCGGGGGGTACCCCCGCGAGCGTGCGATCGACCTGATCACGTCGGTCGAGGGTTTCGAGCGCGGCCGCTACGGCGGTGCGGTCGGCTGGTGCGACGGCGCCGGGAACGGCTGCTGGGCAGTGACCCTCCGCTGCGCCGAGCTGCCCGAAGATCGTCGTTCGGCTCGCCTGGTGGCCGGCGGCGGCATCGTGGCCGACAGCGACCCGCACGCCGAGTTGGCCGAGACACAGGCCAAGTTCCAGGCGATGCTGAGCGCCATCGTCCGACCCTGA
- a CDS encoding LysR family transcriptional regulator, which yields MQVVHESLDRRHLELLIALRHTGHLGRAADQLSLSPSAASHRLKEMERRLGIAVTEVAGRSIRLTPGALHLADVALVADASLRSAEATARWMQTARRPTVRIALDFYDTAPWFEPLLDLEEQAADIDLVRVAYDDTTAAVHRRRADLGMSVLPVGVGEGDPLFVDELVAVVRADHAAAERGVLLPDDVATDVYLTSGDRPQHGFEHHGFMEPAGVLPMRLRKVESLSMILRLLRRWGGISVQPRKVLLPSVTQDLAIVPLDGPGIGVEWRAVHRPDPSDAVVELIETIRRLQPVG from the coding sequence ATGCAAGTTGTGCATGAGTCACTCGATCGACGGCACCTGGAGCTCCTGATCGCGCTGCGCCACACCGGACACCTCGGCCGCGCTGCCGACCAACTCTCACTCAGCCCGTCCGCGGCGAGCCACCGGCTCAAGGAGATGGAGCGACGACTCGGCATCGCCGTGACCGAGGTCGCCGGTCGCTCGATCCGACTCACGCCGGGTGCCCTCCATCTGGCCGACGTGGCGCTCGTCGCCGACGCCTCGTTGCGCTCCGCCGAGGCCACGGCGCGGTGGATGCAGACCGCCCGCCGCCCGACGGTGCGGATCGCGCTCGACTTCTACGACACCGCCCCGTGGTTCGAACCACTCCTCGATCTCGAGGAGCAGGCGGCCGACATCGACCTCGTCCGGGTTGCCTATGACGACACGACCGCAGCGGTGCACCGGCGGCGGGCCGATCTCGGCATGTCGGTGCTGCCCGTTGGCGTCGGCGAGGGTGACCCGCTGTTCGTCGACGAGCTGGTGGCGGTCGTCCGGGCCGACCATGCGGCAGCCGAGCGCGGTGTCCTACTTCCCGACGACGTCGCGACCGACGTGTACCTGACGTCGGGGGATCGTCCGCAGCACGGCTTCGAGCACCACGGCTTCATGGAGCCGGCGGGCGTCCTGCCGATGCGCCTCCGCAAGGTCGAGTCGCTCTCGATGATCCTGCGACTGCTCCGTCGCTGGGGTGGCATCAGCGTGCAGCCGCGCAAGGTGCTGTTGCCGTCGGTAACCCAGGATCTCGCGATCGTCCCGCTCGACGGTCCCGGCATCGGAGTCGAATGGCGCGCGGTGCACCGTCCCGATCCGAGTGACGCGGTCGTCGAGCTGATCGAGACGATCCGGCGCCTGCAGCCCGTCGGCTGA
- a CDS encoding DMT family transporter: MLTTNPRRRRFPRLSPRLSQTTATIVIGLTGVAYAFATFFARRLTDGGVSALTVAFARFALIAVVLAPWLALGRDDRRATLWGAASGAVMALGWVAYVEGIGSGDVALAGIAYMTYPLFTLAALALVFHHRPSGRQVAGGALVLAAAAVALFGAASGGGLPLITFLAPATFGASIAILTERLAGLRPAQRLASVAAGAVTALSPFVVSQPLEGALPKGAGQWAAILGLAIGAALVPMLCYATAAPVIGAARSAVAGATELPTVFIIGGLVFGERITTGHLVAAALVALAIVIMPSSRTAHVLPNQGSDDMDRTSASCVPASGPAPSRASATVRRAVSMSRPRRMSTQTAVVPARPIPAAQWTSNRSPDRSRSARPSTNSTVAANGMAPRSGIGHQIEWSPDSPIHAT, encoded by the coding sequence ATGCTCACGACGAACCCCCGGCGACGCCGATTCCCACGTCTGTCCCCACGTCTGTCGCAGACGACCGCCACGATCGTGATCGGTCTGACCGGCGTCGCCTACGCCTTCGCCACCTTCTTCGCCCGCCGTCTGACCGACGGCGGCGTCTCGGCGCTCACCGTGGCGTTCGCCCGGTTCGCCCTGATCGCGGTGGTGCTCGCTCCGTGGTTGGCGCTCGGACGGGACGATCGCCGCGCCACCCTGTGGGGCGCCGCGAGCGGGGCCGTGATGGCACTGGGATGGGTGGCGTACGTCGAGGGCATCGGCTCCGGTGACGTCGCCCTCGCCGGTATCGCGTACATGACGTACCCGCTGTTCACCTTGGCGGCGCTCGCGCTCGTGTTCCACCACCGCCCGTCCGGCCGACAGGTGGCCGGCGGTGCGTTGGTGCTCGCCGCAGCCGCCGTCGCCCTGTTCGGCGCCGCCTCTGGCGGAGGGCTACCGCTGATCACGTTCCTCGCTCCGGCGACGTTCGGGGCGAGCATCGCGATCCTCACCGAACGACTGGCCGGGCTTCGACCGGCGCAGCGTCTCGCCTCGGTGGCGGCGGGCGCTGTCACGGCGCTGTCGCCGTTCGTCGTGTCACAACCACTCGAGGGTGCGTTGCCGAAGGGTGCAGGGCAGTGGGCCGCGATCCTCGGGCTCGCCATCGGAGCGGCGCTCGTGCCGATGCTCTGTTACGCCACGGCTGCTCCCGTGATCGGGGCGGCCCGCTCGGCCGTGGCCGGCGCGACCGAATTGCCGACCGTGTTCATCATCGGTGGGCTCGTGTTCGGCGAACGGATCACCACCGGACACCTCGTCGCAGCGGCGCTGGTGGCGCTGGCGATCGTGATCATGCCGAGCAGCCGGACCGCTCACGTCCTCCCGAATCAGGGCTCGGACGACATGGACCGGACGAGTGCCAGCTGCGTTCCCGCCTCTGGTCCGGCACCGAGCCGGGCCTCGGCGACCGTCCGACGAGCGGTGTCGATGTCGAGGCCGAGGCGGATGAGCACGCAGACCGCGGTCGTGCCGGCCCGACCGATCCCGGCGGCGCAGTGGACGAGCAACCGCTCCCCCGATCGCAGCCGCTCGGCGAGGCCGTCGACGAACTCGACCGTCGCGGCCAACGGCATGGCACCGAGATCGGGGATCGGCCACCAGATCGAATGGTCGCCCGACTCCCCCATCCACGCCACGTAG
- a CDS encoding HNH endonuclease signature motif containing protein, whose product MNIVCHEATLGDVMAGAGLTLPNGRQLDVDDFGGVSLDEMVGELAGGSADDPAALLDRRCETAEGTQIHPTLLLRALLTGHVRRVVVDTDGVVTDLGRRSRLFTGSAREAAKLLVRTCSHPGCSVPSRFAQVDHIEEWADGNGSTDQYNSAVSCGGHNRFKHRQRWKTRRDEYGRCYSIRPDGTIVLPVGERPPDLSLDELARITRARVAELRALRSAS is encoded by the coding sequence GTGAACATCGTGTGCCACGAGGCAACGCTCGGTGATGTGATGGCCGGTGCGGGGTTGACGCTGCCGAACGGTCGTCAACTCGACGTCGACGACTTCGGCGGCGTGTCGCTCGACGAGATGGTCGGCGAGCTCGCCGGCGGATCGGCCGACGACCCCGCTGCGTTGCTCGATCGCCGCTGCGAGACCGCCGAGGGCACGCAGATTCACCCGACGTTGCTCTTGCGAGCGCTGTTGACCGGCCACGTCCGTCGAGTCGTCGTCGACACGGATGGTGTCGTCACCGACCTGGGTCGGCGGTCCCGGTTGTTCACCGGCAGCGCCCGAGAGGCGGCGAAGTTGCTGGTTCGCACGTGTTCGCACCCCGGCTGTTCGGTTCCGTCCCGGTTCGCGCAGGTCGACCACATCGAGGAGTGGGCCGACGGCAACGGGTCGACCGATCAGTACAACAGCGCTGTCAGTTGCGGTGGGCACAATCGATTCAAACACCGACAGCGATGGAAGACCCGACGTGACGAATACGGGCGCTGCTACTCGATCCGGCCGGATGGCACCATCGTCCTGCCGGTCGGCGAACGGCCACCCGACCTGTCCCTCGACGAACTCGCGCGCATCACTCGGGCCCGGGTCGCCGAACTTCGAGCGCTGCGGTCGGCGAGCTGA